From the Bradyrhizobium ontarionense genome, the window GAATTGCAAAGAGAGAATGTCAGCTTCTGCCATGTCGAATGCGGCGCAGACCTTGGATTTGGATGATGCCGCCGCACGCCCCGCTGAACGGGGCGGCAACAGCGATGCGAGTGCCCAGGAGGTCGCGCCGTCGCGAGCCCGTGTCACGGCCCTGCGCAAGCTCGTCAGGGAGCCTCTGCTGCATTTCCTCGTTCTGGGCGGGCTGATCTTCGCAGCCGACTCCGTGCTTCATCCGCCGGCCAGCAACGAAAAGGTCATCACCGTCTCCAAGGCGCTGCGCCAGTCCTTCATCGACAATTTCGACGAGGACAAGCAGCGGACGCCGAGCAGCGCCGATCTGCAGAAGATGATCGATGCCTGGGTGGCGAGCGAGATCCTGTATCGCGAAGGCAAGGCGCTTGGCGTCGATCGCGGCGACGAGATGATCCGCGATCGCGTCGCGTTCAAGCTGCAGCTCCTGATCTTCGACCAGGTGCGCGTGCCCGAGCCGACCGAAGCGCAGCTTCGCGCCTGGTTCGCCGACAATCACGCCCGGTTCGATGCGCCCGAACGCGTCAGCTTCTTCATGACGCCGGCGACCGACGAGGCGACGGCCCGGCAGCAACTCGAGGACATTCGCGGCCAGCGCGAATCCGAGGAGCTGCGCGACCAGACGCGCGTCATCCTCGGACGTCCCGTCGCGAGTCTCGCCGGCGGATACGGTGAGGGTTTTCGCGACGGGCTGCTCAAGATGCCGACGGGCGATTGGAGTCTCCTGCAATCGAACGACGGCTGGCACGTGGTGCGCCTGGATGCGCGCGAGCCGGGCACGCCCGCGAAGCTCGAGGACGTGCGCGACGAGGCCGCCAAGATCTGGCACACCGATGAGACGCGCAGGCAGGCCTGGGATGCCGTGACCCGTCTCAAGGCCAACTATACCATCCGGTACGAACCGTGATCCTGCATCGCATCGCGCGGCTCGTGCTGCTTGCCGCCGCGGCTCTCGCCTTCTGGACGCCGTTGCTCGCCCATGAAGCCACGCTCGGCGTGCTGGAGTTCCGCGAGATGCGGCCCGGTGCGTTCATCGGGCGGTGGACCATGGAGCCGACGGTCGGAGCGAGCCGCGTCGATCTCAGGGTCCCGCCGCATTGTCTGCTTCGCCTGCCGGAGCTCAATTGCGGCGACAAGGGACTGGTCGGCCAGATCACGATCGGCAATCTCGGCGCCGACATGTCGGCGGCGCTGATCAAGGTGATTCCGCTTCGCGGCGAGCCGCGCAGCTACACGATCTCGACGGCCAATCCGGTGGTCACCTTGCTCGGCACGGACGCGCCGACGCTCGACACCTGGCTGGAGCTCGCCAGGACCTACATCAATTTCGGCATCGACCACATCCTGCTGGGCGCCGATCACCTGCTGTTCGTGCTCGGCCTGATCTGGATCGTGCAGGGCGGCTGGCGCCTGATCAAGACCATCACGGCCTTTACGGTCGGGCACAGCGCCTCGCTGGCCGCAACGGCGTTCGGACTGATCGGTGTTTCCGAGCGTCCGCTCAACGCCTGTATCGCGCTCAGCATCGTGTTCGTGGGCGTCGAGATCGTCAAGCAGCAGCGCGGTGAGATCGGGTTGACCGCACGATACCCATGGGCTGTCGCCTTCAGCTTTGGTCTCGTGCATGGCATCGGCTTCGCGAGCGCGCTCGCAGGCCTTGGACTGGAGCGGCGGATCCTGCCGGCTGCGCTTCTCTTCTTCAACGTCGGTGTCGAAATCGGACAGCTCCTGTTCGTTCTGCTCGTCCTCGCACTGATCTGGGCTCATCGGCGGCTTGGCGCGGGACTGCCGCGCTGGAGTGCCGAGCTTCCCGCCTACGCGATCGGCTCCGTGTCGATGTTCTGGTTCTTGGGCCGCCTCGTGCGGGTTCTGGCGGCCGCATGACGATGGATGGGGCAATCATGACCATGCGCAAGGTCCTGCAATCCGCATCGACGATCGCGTTGCTGTCGGTTCTGACGGCGAGCGCGGCTCTGGCCCATGAGCAGACCGGCGTCGGCGGCGGGCTTGCCAGCGGCCTGCTGCATCCATTGACCGGGATCGATCATCTCGTCGCGATGGTCGCGGTCGGCATCTGGGGCGCGCAACTGGGAGGCGTCGCGATCTGGGTGCTGCCGATCGTCTTTCCGCTCGTGATGGCGCTGGGCGCAGTTGCCGGGATCCTCAAGATTGGGCTCCCTCTCCCCGAGCTGGTGATCGCGCTCTCGGCGCTGGTGCTCGGACTGGCCGTCGCCCTGCGCATTCGCGTCCCGTTCGCGGCCGCGGCAGCGATCGTCGCGGTGTTCGCGATCTTCCACGGCCACGCGCACGGCGTCGAGCTTCCCTCCGCGGCGAATCCGCTGGCCTATGGCTGCGGCTTCGTGGTCGCGACCGGCCTTCTCCACGCCTGCGGCATCATGATCGGAGCGCTGGCGCGCTGGCCGGGCGGAGAACGGGTCATCCAGGGCGTCGGCGCGGCCATCGCCGCGCTCGGCGGCTACTTCCTGGCCGCGAGCCTCGGAGCCATCGCATGATTTGCCGCGTGAGAACGCTGCTGCTCGCAGCAACGCTGCTGCTGACGCAGGTCCAGATCGCCGACGCTCACATCGTATCGGCCCGGCTTGGCGACTTCTACGCCGGCGCGCTGCATCCCCTGCTGACGCTGCAGGACGTCGTCGTCTGGGCCGCGCTCGGCCTCCTGGCCGGCACGATGGGGGCTGCAAGCGGACGATGGCTCGTCGTGGTGTTTCCGCTCGGCCTGTGCGCGGGACTCGCGCTCGCGGTGAGCGCGGGTGTCGCTCCCATGCCACCGATCATGGATGCCGCGACAATCCTCATTCTCGGACTGCTGTTGGCGGCATCCTTGCGCATTCCCTTGGCGCTGCTTTGCGCGATGGCATTTGCCCTCGGCGTGATGCGCGGCGCGGCCAACGCCGGCGAACTGCTGCCGCAGACCGATCGCCTTCTCTATGCGGCGGGGCTTGCCTGTGCAGGCTACGTCGTCATCACCCTCGTGATGGCACTCGCGCTGACCTTCAGACGTCCGGACACCGAACCGGCCTCGAACTGGCGCGGCATCGCCGTCCGCGCCGTCGGTGGCTGGGTGGCTGCCGTCGGCCTGATGATGGCGGGACTATCGCTCGCATCCTGAGCATGCCTATGCTGCGACGATCGAAAATCGCGAATCCCCGGGCTGCGTGACGAACGCCATCAACATCATCTGCATCCTCGTGCTGCTCCTGGCCGGCGCCGGCCTGATCTGGACGGATCTACGCGACGGCATCCTTCCGGACTGGATGAATGCGCTGGTTGCTGCGAGCGGCTTCCTCCGAACGACGGCGCTCGCTGATCTCCCGCAAGCGCTATGGGATGGCGGAGCGGCCGTTGCTGTCGGTATCACGCTGCTGGTGCTGCGCCATCTCTACGCGATCACGCGCGGCAGGCAGGGATTGGGCCTCGGCGACGTCAAGTTTCTGATGGCAGCGACCCTCTGGGCTGGTCTGTCGGGGCTTCCGATCCTGCTGCTCATCGCCACGACCACGGCGCTCGCGGCGGTTCTCGTGCTCTCTTTGACCGGGCGGCGCATGACCGGCCAGACGGCTCTGCCGTTCGGTCCGTTCCTCGTCATCGGCCTTGCCGGCGCGCTCCTGGTCCAGAACGCGGGCGATCTCGCGCTTTTCTAGCTCAGACCAAGCGAGGCGATCCTCAGCGCGAACGCCGCGCAACACGCTCTCGTCCAGGCGGGGCTGGCGCCACCGTCGGCCCCGACGCGACCTCGCCGTCGGGCGTCTGTCCGATCTGCGGCATCGGCAAGCTCACCGTCTCGCGCTCCTTCTGCAACATGGCCTCGCGGGGCTTCAGGGCATGAAGCAGCCACCCGTCATGCGAGGCACCGACGCGCAATCGCAGTGACGTCTGCGACGATGGATCGACGAAGATACCAAAGCTTTCCTCCTCCCCGATCACCGTGCCGACCAGTTGCAGGTTGGGCCGCTCCGGTTCTCTCGGCGGAGGCGGCGGCGCGCGCATTACCGTGACGGGGGCCGCCACCGGCGGCGGTCTGCGCGACACCGAGAACAGCGGACGGTCGCGCGTCGCCGCGAGCGCGGCGATCGGAACGTCCCACAACGGATTGGCGCTCTTCGCCGTCGCTTCCGGCACAGTCGACACCGTCACAGGCGCCACACCAACCGCCGGTGGCTCGGCATCCCGGCCTCCGGGCGCGGCTTGCAGCGGCGCGGCTGGCTCAAGACCTTCCGCTTCCGCCCCCCACGCCCGGCCGAGCGGGTCGCAGGCCACGCACGCAACAGCCGCGGCAACGATGAGTGAGCTGACGAGCGACCGCATCATACTTTCCCTTGCCATTGACCCGAGACGGTCACCAGCACCCTCAGCCGCCCCGCTCCACTCGCTGCGGCGGCCAGCGGCTCCTGGACATGCAGCTGATCTACGAACAGGAACGGCAGTCCGGCTTCGATGTCATAGAGCAGCTGTTGCAGCGCCGGCTGATCGAGCTCGCAGCTCGCGACAACGCTGATGACGCTTGCATTCGCGCGCGCTGGCGGGAGATCGACCTGGGTCGACAGCACGTTGCCGCCGACCTTGGCAACCGCCTCCGTAAGGCGCTGCACCAAAGCCGCGCCGGCGATGGTCACCGTACGTCCTTCGACGAACACCGATCCTCCCGGCCCCGTCGGGCCACTGCCGGCCAATGCGCCGCCCTGCTGTTTGCGCCCCGCGAACTCCGCCAATTGCGCGTTGGCATCGTTGAGCTGTTCACGCTTGGCGAAGAGGTCGAGCACTGCCGCGCTGCCAAGCCAGATCAGCGCGATGATGGTGATGGCG encodes:
- a CDS encoding peptidyl-prolyl cis-trans isomerase → MSNAAQTLDLDDAAARPAERGGNSDASAQEVAPSRARVTALRKLVREPLLHFLVLGGLIFAADSVLHPPASNEKVITVSKALRQSFIDNFDEDKQRTPSSADLQKMIDAWVASEILYREGKALGVDRGDEMIRDRVAFKLQLLIFDQVRVPEPTEAQLRAWFADNHARFDAPERVSFFMTPATDEATARQQLEDIRGQRESEELRDQTRVILGRPVASLAGGYGEGFRDGLLKMPTGDWSLLQSNDGWHVVRLDAREPGTPAKLEDVRDEAAKIWHTDETRRQAWDAVTRLKANYTIRYEP
- a CDS encoding HupE/UreJ family protein, giving the protein MILHRIARLVLLAAAALAFWTPLLAHEATLGVLEFREMRPGAFIGRWTMEPTVGASRVDLRVPPHCLLRLPELNCGDKGLVGQITIGNLGADMSAALIKVIPLRGEPRSYTISTANPVVTLLGTDAPTLDTWLELARTYINFGIDHILLGADHLLFVLGLIWIVQGGWRLIKTITAFTVGHSASLAATAFGLIGVSERPLNACIALSIVFVGVEIVKQQRGEIGLTARYPWAVAFSFGLVHGIGFASALAGLGLERRILPAALLFFNVGVEIGQLLFVLLVLALIWAHRRLGAGLPRWSAELPAYAIGSVSMFWFLGRLVRVLAAA
- a CDS encoding HupE/UreJ family protein, whose amino-acid sequence is MTMRKVLQSASTIALLSVLTASAALAHEQTGVGGGLASGLLHPLTGIDHLVAMVAVGIWGAQLGGVAIWVLPIVFPLVMALGAVAGILKIGLPLPELVIALSALVLGLAVALRIRVPFAAAAAIVAVFAIFHGHAHGVELPSAANPLAYGCGFVVATGLLHACGIMIGALARWPGGERVIQGVGAAIAALGGYFLAASLGAIA
- a CDS encoding HupE/UreJ family protein is translated as MICRVRTLLLAATLLLTQVQIADAHIVSARLGDFYAGALHPLLTLQDVVVWAALGLLAGTMGAASGRWLVVVFPLGLCAGLALAVSAGVAPMPPIMDAATILILGLLLAASLRIPLALLCAMAFALGVMRGAANAGELLPQTDRLLYAAGLACAGYVVITLVMALALTFRRPDTEPASNWRGIAVRAVGGWVAAVGLMMAGLSLAS
- a CDS encoding prepilin peptidase — its product is MTNAINIICILVLLLAGAGLIWTDLRDGILPDWMNALVAASGFLRTTALADLPQALWDGGAAVAVGITLLVLRHLYAITRGRQGLGLGDVKFLMAATLWAGLSGLPILLLIATTTALAAVLVLSLTGRRMTGQTALPFGPFLVIGLAGALLVQNAGDLALF
- a CDS encoding general secretion pathway protein GspN, giving the protein MRSLVSSLIVAAAVACVACDPLGRAWGAEAEGLEPAAPLQAAPGGRDAEPPAVGVAPVTVSTVPEATAKSANPLWDVPIAALAATRDRPLFSVSRRPPPVAAPVTVMRAPPPPPREPERPNLQLVGTVIGEEESFGIFVDPSSQTSLRLRVGASHDGWLLHALKPREAMLQKERETVSLPMPQIGQTPDGEVASGPTVAPAPPGRERVARRSR
- the gspM gene encoding type II secretion system protein GspM, with the protein product MNWSTSLRRIFVSSPASAAALYAITIIALIWLGSAAVLDLFAKREQLNDANAQLAEFAGRKQQGGALAGSGPTGPGGSVFVEGRTVTIAGAALVQRLTEAVAKVGGNVLSTQVDLPPARANASVISVVASCELDQPALQQLLYDIEAGLPFLFVDQLHVQEPLAAAASGAGRLRVLVTVSGQWQGKV